One part of the Cyprinus carpio isolate SPL01 chromosome B12, ASM1834038v1, whole genome shotgun sequence genome encodes these proteins:
- the LOC122139173 gene encoding arginase-1-like, whose product MTVMRSFSGLRAAFHIFTRDLHHHHCVGIIGAPFSKGQQRDGVQRGPDLIRAAGLVQKLKGQGCVVKDYGNLTFEDIPNDEPIGRLKTPRAVGRANELLAGAVQKIKSDGNTCVMLGGDHSLAIGSISGHAASRHELSVLWVDAHADINTPLTTPTGNIHGQPLSYLIHELHSKIPIIPNFSWLKPCVAAKDIVYIGLRDVDPEEHYILKHLGIKTFSMTEVDRLGIARVMEQTCDHMFSKVKKPIHLSFDIDALDPSVSPATGTPVAGGLTYREGIYITENICQTGLLSAVDMVEVNPKQGKTEDEIKSTVNAAVDLLLGCFGRVREGSHEPDYQIPNP is encoded by the exons ATGACAGTGATGAGGAGCTTCAGCGGATTACGAGCCGCTTTTCACATATTCACAAGAGACCTCCATCATCATCACTGCGTGGGAATAATAGGTGCACCTTTTTCTAAAGGACAG CAGAGAGATGGTGTGCAGAGAGGACCAGACCTCATTCGAGCTGCTGGATTGGTGCAGAAACTTAAAGGGCAAG GTTGTGTAGTGAAGGATTATGGGAATCTGACTTTTGAGGACATTCCCAATGATGAGCCAATTGGCAGACTGAAGACTCCGAGAGCAGTCGGCCGTGCCAATGAGCTGCTGGCAGGAGCTGTGCAGAAGATCAAGAGCGATGGCAACACTTGTGTGATGCTGGGAGGAGATCACAG CTTGGCGATTGGTTCCATCTCTGGTCATGCCGCCTCAAGACATGAGCTGAGTGTTTTATGGGTGGATGCACACGCAGACATCAACACACCTTTAACCACACCAACGGGAAACATTCACGGCCAACCGCTGTCGTACCTCATCCATGAACTGCACTCAAAG ATTCCCATAATTCCAAATTTCTCATGGTTAAAGCCTTGTGTAGCAGCTAAGGACATTGTCTACATTGGACTCAGAGATGTGGACCCAGAAGAACA TTATATCCTGAAGCACCTTGGAATCAAAACGTTCTCCATGACAGAGGTCGATCGGCTTGGAATAGCAAGAGTAATGGAGCAGACGTGTGATCACATGTTTTCAAA GGTGAAAAAACCCATCCACCTCAGTTTTGACATTGATGCACTGGACCCATCGGTCTCACCTGCAACAGGCACACCTGTAGCGGGAGGACTGACCTACAGAGAGGGCATTTACATCACTGAaaacatctgtcagacag GTCTTCTCTCTGCTGTAGACATGGTGGAAGTGAACCCAAAGCAGGGTAAAACAGAGGATGAAATTAAATCAACAGTAAACGCTGCTGTGGATCTGTTGCTGGGCTGCTTCGGACGGGTCCGCGAGGGGTCTCATGAGCCCGATTACCAAATTCCAAATCCATAA